The following DNA comes from Corynebacterium urogenitale.
TGCGGAAAATATGCCATCGGCTAGCTTGCGGTTCGAGCTCGTGGAGCTCATTGACTGTGGAAGCTTGGGCGATCGTCACATCGTTGAGTACGCCGAGTGCGCCGATGATCATGCCGGCGAGCAGAAGCCCGCTGATGTTGATGCCCGGCATGTACACGAGGATCTGGAGGTTGCTTTCATCGCCGAGGCCGCGGATGCCCGTGGTACGCACGGAAAGATAGGACAGGATGGCGGCGAAGGCAAGGGCAAAGAGGGTGCCACCCATCGCGGAGGCGGTCTTCCAGCTGAAGCCGTGGACGAGAAAGAGGACGCAGAAAAGCACCGAGGACCCGCAGGTAAGGGCCAGGAGGACGGGGGAGCCGCCCTGGGCGAGTGCGGGCAGGAGGAAGACGATGATGATGAGCATCGTGATCGCCAGTCCAACGAGTGCGCGCAGGCCCCGCAGTGCGCCCACCAGCACGATCAGCGCCACTGCGGCAGCCAACCATATCCACACGGGAACGGAGCGGTCGAAGTCCTGGAATGAGAGTTGGGTGGTGCCCTCAGTGGCGTGGTTGGTGAGCAGGATCTTGTCGCCGGTCTGCAGGTTGGGTTCGCCCGGGATGCCGGGCCGTAGTTCTAAGAGGGTGCGTTTGCCCTCGAATTCGCCACTGTGGATATCGATAATTGCGTGCGTGCAGTCATCGGGTGCGAAGGGGTCTGTGACGGGGGCGCTGTCGAAAACCTGGCCGACGGAGGGGGAGGAGCAGACGCCTGGCTGCACTGTGGCAACCTCCGCGCGGATGAGCTCTTGGGTGAGTCCGGATTGGGTGCGGAAGGCCTCTGACATTTCCGGTTTTTCGTCAGAGGGCCAGAGTAGGCACAGCCCCACGACCGTGGCGATGGCTGCGAGTGCGAGCCAGGCAGTGAGCGCCTTGTGCGGCCACGATAGTGGGGTGTGAGTGCGCGGTTTTTCTGTTGTGGAGTGGCGTCCCATGGAGGAAAATGTACGACGCAAGGATAGAAAACAACAACTATTTTCACTATTGCTTCGCTGGCTCTCAGGGACTTCGTAGTAATTGCAGGAGCGCGAGTCACGCGCTGCGGGTGTTGGGAGCGCTACTCGCGTTCGGGGTGCCGTGTAAGGGGCGTGCTGAGCGCGAGCAGCGAGCTGGGCGTGTTGCCCGCGCTAGGCGCGTGCCTTGCGGGCGGCCTCCACGAGGACCTTCAGGCTGGCGGTCGTTTCCTCCCAGCCACGCGTCTTCAGGCCACAATCCGGGTTGACCCACAGCAGCTGTGGATCGACGGAATCCAGTGCTGCGGCGAGCAGTGCGTCGACCTCATCCTGCTGCGGCACGCGAGGGGAGTGAATATCCCACACGCCTGGGCCCACGCCGAGCTCATAGCCCGCATCCTTGAGGGCGGCGAGGACCTGCATGCCGTTGCGAGCTGCCTCGATGCTGGTGACATCTGCGTCCAGGTTGCTCACCGTGTCGATAAGCTCATTGAACTCGGAGTAGCACATGTGAGTGTGGATCTGGACGGCATTGGGTGCCCCGGCCGTTGCCAGTCGGAAGCTGCCCACGGCCCACTCCAGGTAGGCAGGCTGGTTGGCCTCGCGCAGCGGCAGGAGCTCGCGGATGGCGGGCTCATCGACCTGGATGATCTGGGCGCCGGCGTCGATGAGGTCGCTGATCTCATCACGCAGGGCCAGGGCCACTTGGTCGGCGGTGTCTCCGAGGGGCTGGTCGTCGCGCACGAAGCTCCAGGCGAGCATCGTTACTGGGCCGGTGAGCATGCCCTTGACGGGCTTGTCGGTGAAGCTCTGCGCCACCTTGTACCATTCCACGGTCATCGGCTCTGGGCGGTGCACATCGCCGTAGATGATTGGTGGGCGGACGCAGCGGGAGCCGTAGCTCTGCACCCACGCGTGGTCGGTGGAGAGGTAGCCTTCCAGCTGCTCGCTGAAGTACTGCACCATGTCGTTGCGCTCCGGCTCGCCGTGGACGAGCACGTCGAGCCCCAGTGCTTCTTGGCGGCCGATCACGTCGCGAACTTCGTCGACCATGGCTTGCTTGTAGGCCTCTCCGTCGATCTGGCCTCGACGCCACCGCGCCCGCGCGCTGCGGATTTCCCGAGTCTGTGGGAAGGAGCCGATGGTGGTGGTCGGCAGTGGAGGCAGGTTGAGGGACTCGCGCTGAGCTTCCTGGCGTTCCTTGATTGAGGAGCGCTGACGGTCTGCCGCGGTGATGGCCGCGGTGCGGGCGCGGACCTGCTCGTTGTGGCTCAGCGGGGATGCTTCGCGTGCTGCGATAGCTTCGCGGGATGCCTTGAAGAATTCGGAGACGTCCTCGCCGCGCAGGGCGGCGGAGAGGGCTGCGACCTCAGCGATCTTCTCCTTGCCGAAGGCCAACCACTCCTGGACGGGGCCGAGGTCCTCGCGCTCGAGAGTATAAGGCACGTGGAGCAGGGAGCAGCTGGTGGAAACGGCGACTGGTCCACGGTGGGCGAGCGTGCCTAGCGTTTGGAGTGCTTGATCCATGTTCGTCCGCCACACGTTGCGCCCGTCAACGATGCCGGCGACTAGGAGTTCTTCGCCCGTCCAGCTTGCCAGTTCTACGCCACCATAAACGAGGTCTACACCGAAGGCCGCTACACCTGTTCCACTGAGGGTTGCGATGGCGCGGTCTCCGTCCTCGAAGTAGGTCTGCACCAGAATCTTGAGCTCGGGGTGGGCCTGGGCGAGCTTCTCGTAGCCTGCGCGAACTCGCTGGGTCACGTCCTCTGGGATATCGGTGACCAGTGTTGGCTCGTCGATCTGCACCCACTCGGCGCCGCGGTCGGCGATGCGTGGCAGCAGGCGCGCGTAGGTGGCGAAGAGGTCCTCCAGCAGGTCGAGGGTCTTGGATCCATCGGTGGTGCGTGCCAGCGAGAGGTAGGTCAGTGGGCCGATGAGCACGGGGCGAACAGCGGTGCCCGCGCGCTTAATCTGGTCGCGGAGATCCTCCAGGAAAGCGTGGTCGTCCAGGGAGAATGTGGTGTCGGCGGACAGCTCCGGAACGATGTAGTGGTAGTTCGTGTCGAACCACTTCGTCATTGCGGAAGCTGGCAGTTCGGCGGTGCCGCGGGCAGCGGCGAAGTAGCGGTCGATGAATCCCGGCAGGCCGTCGTTGCTGTGGTCGGGGATGTCCGCCACGCGCTCTGGGAGGGTGCCCAGGAGTGCTGAGGTGTCCAGGATGGCGTCGTAGAAGGAACGGCCGGCGTAGGGTGCGGAATCCAGGCCTGCGGTGATGAGCTGGTCGGTGTAGTCGTTAGTGAGTTTGGTTGCGACTCCAGCCAGTTCGCGTCCGGTGCTGTCACCGCGCCAGTAGGCCTCTAGAGCCTTCTTGAGTTCGCGGTCGGGACCAATGCGTGGAACCCCTGAAATGGTTGCGTGAAAAGTCATGTTCTTCTGATCCTCGTCAGTCGAAGTCAATGGTTGTCAAACAACCGGCAGGTATTCGGACTCGCGCTGGCGATAACGAGGATTGCGGTGGACAGACTGCGGCCCCGGTAACACCATGCGCACACCGTTGCGGGACAGCTCCGGATTCTCACCGGATTCCCCTGCTACATCACGTCTGAGGCCTCTCACCTTGTCCGGGGCTCCAGAAGGTGGACCTGCAAGCGACGTGAATCGGTTGCGTGGAAGTACATACAACACTAGACAGCTTGGTCTGTCAAGAAAGGAGGGAGATCTGCAGGGGGGATGGCGTTGTGGCCTACTATGGGCGCGTGGCAAAAAAGAACAAGAAGATCGCACGCGAACAGGCCGAAGCGGAACGTCAGAAGATCGAGCAGCAGCGCCGAAACGACCAAATGACGGGTGTGAGGACGAACTTCGCCATCGTCGCGATGCTGATCGTCCTGTACTTCCTGCGTGGGGGACAGTTTGTTGGCCTCGGCCAGTTACTGGCGCTCGCGATCTGCTTCTTCTTTGCGCAGATCACCACTGATATGTGGCGGATCTACCGCAATGAACCCGAACCCGCAGGGCTCGTTCGGCGCTTAGCGCCGACCCTGGCATTCACGGCGCTCCTCTTCACCGTGATTTTCCTGACCATGGGGTGAGTGAGAGCGGTCAGATCACGGCGAGAGCGTCGGCAACAGGCACGCGGAGATGCCCGTGTGTAGTGCGAAAGTTTCCCGCTGAGTGTGTGGGACGAGGCGCTTTCATACTCCACTAACGCCCTCTGTTTCGACTGTGTTACACAGCGTTCAAAAAGTCTTTCACGAGCGCACGGATGGCGCCCCAACAACAGCCTTAATCGCTCACTTCCACCTGGTCGCCAATGGTCGTCACGCTGCTCGCAGCACGCATCGGCTCCCGAGCAGGCCCAGACACCACATCGCCCGTTGTCACATCAAAGTGGGAATCATGCTTTGGGCAAATTGCGATGGTCCGCCCATCGGCCTCTTCAATCCGGTCAATCTCGCCGGCAGCATGTGGGCACGTGGTGGAAAACGCAGTGAACTCACCCTCCTTCGGCTGCGCGATGACCCACTTATCGATGATCACAGCGCCACCCACTGGAATATCAGCCTTCGCAGCCTTAGCCACCACCTCGTCACCCGCACATGCGGCCAGCAAAGCGCCGGAGGCTGTCGCAGCAGTCGCCAACGCCACGCCCTTCAAGAAGCCGCGGCGGGAGCAGAAGTGTCCAGAGTTCTCAAAACCAGAGGCAGTCATGGCCACCATTATGGCTGGTTGCAGGGCATTTCTCTAGCAAGGTCAGCCTTAAAAGCGTTCTTGATATCCGTATGGAGCAAAACGTGCGGTTCGGCACGCGGTGGCGTCAGACATTAAGAAACCACACCCCGCGCAAGACCGCACACAAGCACGAACACCGGGCGTAAAATAGATCGCCATGAACACCCCAGAAGCCATCGGCACCCCGCTGACACCCAACGCCACGAAAGTCCTGCTCCTCGGCTCAGGCGAGCTAGGGCGCGAGGTGACGATCGCCCTGCAACGCCTCGGCGTGGAAGTGCACGCCGCCGACCGTTACTCCGGTGCGCCCGCCCACCACGTAGCCAACTTCGCACACGTCCTCGATATGACCGACGCCACCGCCGTGCGCGCCCTAGTGGACCAGGTGAAGCCGGACTTCGTCGTGCCGGAGATCGAGGCGCTGGCCACGGACGAGTTGCAGAGGATTGAAGATGATGGCGTGGCGACGGTGATTCCCACCGCGCGCGCAACCCGCCTGACCATGAACCGCGAAGGAATCCGCAGCCTAGCGCACGAGGAACTGGGCCTGCCGAACAGCGCCCACCGCTACGCATCCACATTTGAGGAGCTGGCGCGCGGCGCGGAGGAGATCGGCTACCCGTGCGTAGTGAAGCCCGTGATGAGCAGCTCCGGCAAGGGGCAGAGCTACGTGGGGAGCGCCGAAGAGTTGGAAGCGGCGTGGAATCACGCGATGACCGGAGCGCGCGTGAACAGCGGGCGGGTGATTATTGAACAGTTCATTCCTTTCGACTACGAGATCACATTGCTAACCGTGCGCTCCTGCGACCCAGAGACTGGGCGCGATGCAACATGGTTCTGCGAGCCAATCGGGCATCGGCAGGATCGTGGTGACTACGTGGAATCCTGGCAGCCAGCGGCGATGAGTGAGATTGCCCTGGACAATGCTCGCTCCGTGGCTGCGCGTATCACTGGGGCTCTTGGCGGGCGAGGAGTCTTTGGTGTGGAGTTGTTTGTCAAAGGCGATGACGTGTACTTCTCCGAGGTTAGCCCGCGCCCGCACGATACGGGCATGGTGACCATGGGGACGCAGCGCTTTAGTGAGTTTGACCTGCATGCGCGCGCGATCCTGGGGCTGCCGATTGATACGACCATGATTAGCCCGGGGGGCTTCTGCGGTGATCTAT
Coding sequences within:
- a CDS encoding YibE/F family protein, with translation MGRHSTTEKPRTHTPLSWPHKALTAWLALAAIATVVGLCLLWPSDEKPEMSEAFRTQSGLTQELIRAEVATVQPGVCSSPSVGQVFDSAPVTDPFAPDDCTHAIIDIHSGEFEGKRTLLELRPGIPGEPNLQTGDKILLTNHATEGTTQLSFQDFDRSVPVWIWLAAAVALIVLVGALRGLRALVGLAITMLIIIVFLLPALAQGGSPVLLALTCGSSVLFCVLFLVHGFSWKTASAMGGTLFALAFAAILSYLSVRTTGIRGLGDESNLQILVYMPGINISGLLLAGMIIGALGVLNDVTIAQASTVNELHELEPQASRWHIFRSAMKVGRDHIASMVYTLVLSYTGVALPTLLLLSMSGRSLEQILTSDVMATELLRSVTGAMALVMAVPITTVIAAWTAKAHHSSPDTES
- the metE gene encoding 5-methyltetrahydropteroyltriglutamate--homocysteine S-methyltransferase, whose translation is MTFHATISGVPRIGPDRELKKALEAYWRGDSTGRELAGVATKLTNDYTDQLITAGLDSAPYAGRSFYDAILDTSALLGTLPERVADIPDHSNDGLPGFIDRYFAAARGTAELPASAMTKWFDTNYHYIVPELSADTTFSLDDHAFLEDLRDQIKRAGTAVRPVLIGPLTYLSLARTTDGSKTLDLLEDLFATYARLLPRIADRGAEWVQIDEPTLVTDIPEDVTQRVRAGYEKLAQAHPELKILVQTYFEDGDRAIATLSGTGVAAFGVDLVYGGVELASWTGEELLVAGIVDGRNVWRTNMDQALQTLGTLAHRGPVAVSTSCSLLHVPYTLEREDLGPVQEWLAFGKEKIAEVAALSAALRGEDVSEFFKASREAIAAREASPLSHNEQVRARTAAITAADRQRSSIKERQEAQRESLNLPPLPTTTIGSFPQTREIRSARARWRRGQIDGEAYKQAMVDEVRDVIGRQEALGLDVLVHGEPERNDMVQYFSEQLEGYLSTDHAWVQSYGSRCVRPPIIYGDVHRPEPMTVEWYKVAQSFTDKPVKGMLTGPVTMLAWSFVRDDQPLGDTADQVALALRDEISDLIDAGAQIIQVDEPAIRELLPLREANQPAYLEWAVGSFRLATAGAPNAVQIHTHMCYSEFNELIDTVSNLDADVTSIEAARNGMQVLAALKDAGYELGVGPGVWDIHSPRVPQQDEVDALLAAALDSVDPQLLWVNPDCGLKTRGWEETTASLKVLVEAARKARA
- a CDS encoding Rieske (2Fe-2S) protein; the encoded protein is MTASGFENSGHFCSRRGFLKGVALATAATASGALLAACAGDEVVAKAAKADIPVGGAVIIDKWVIAQPKEGEFTAFSTTCPHAAGEIDRIEEADGRTIAICPKHDSHFDVTTGDVVSGPAREPMRAASSVTTIGDQVEVSD